Proteins from one Mycobacterium sp. EPa45 genomic window:
- a CDS encoding acyl-CoA dehydrogenase family protein translates to MTTVEPVKRILPGTPEFSQLLAQIRVGAKDRDLNDENPFDEVNLLKRAGFGALRLPGDLGGSDFTVPQLFSTVIDVASADPIVAHIFRTHFWFVEERLRTLNEARSRQWLTKVAEGHIVGNAFSEKGSNAVGSLVFNTRLLPAPGGYRLTGEKYYSTGTLFADYLTVTATTDHDSVATVIVPADRDGVRLVDDWDGFGQRRTGTGTTVFTSVDVAEDEVLTDTPYDAEPVPTVQYAALQLYIHAVVAGVLQTIVDDGADLLRSRTRSFSHALSERPVDDPLYQRQLGELASTAYIARAAVLDAASAIEAATDSARDGVPDADLATEAQLKVAKVKVHLDEVAPEAATRLLELGGASAASRQRNLDRHWRNIRTITLHNPVAYKARVIGQNLLHGTPIPANAYF, encoded by the coding sequence ATGACCACAGTGGAACCTGTCAAGCGCATTCTGCCCGGCACACCCGAATTCTCCCAACTCCTTGCGCAGATCCGAGTCGGTGCCAAGGATCGAGATCTCAATGACGAGAATCCTTTTGACGAAGTCAACCTGCTCAAACGGGCAGGCTTCGGCGCACTGCGCCTGCCGGGCGACCTCGGCGGCTCAGATTTTACTGTCCCTCAACTGTTTTCGACGGTGATCGACGTTGCGTCAGCCGATCCCATTGTGGCGCACATATTCCGGACGCATTTCTGGTTCGTCGAGGAGCGGCTTCGCACACTCAATGAGGCGCGTTCGCGACAATGGCTGACCAAGGTCGCCGAGGGCCACATCGTGGGCAACGCTTTCAGCGAGAAGGGATCGAACGCCGTCGGCAGTCTGGTGTTCAACACCCGGTTGCTGCCCGCTCCCGGCGGCTACCGGCTGACCGGCGAGAAGTACTACAGCACCGGCACGCTGTTCGCCGATTACCTGACCGTCACCGCGACCACCGACCACGACTCGGTGGCAACCGTGATCGTGCCCGCCGACCGGGACGGCGTGCGCCTGGTCGACGATTGGGACGGTTTCGGCCAGCGCCGGACGGGCACCGGGACCACGGTGTTCACCAGCGTGGACGTCGCCGAAGACGAAGTGTTGACCGATACCCCGTACGACGCCGAGCCGGTGCCGACGGTGCAGTACGCCGCGCTGCAGCTCTACATTCACGCCGTCGTCGCCGGTGTACTGCAGACGATCGTCGACGACGGTGCTGACCTGTTGCGTTCGCGCACCCGAAGCTTCAGCCATGCGCTGTCCGAACGCCCCGTCGACGACCCGCTCTATCAGCGTCAGCTCGGCGAGCTGGCCAGCACCGCTTACATCGCGCGGGCGGCCGTGCTGGACGCGGCGTCGGCGATCGAGGCGGCCACGGACTCGGCGCGAGACGGCGTTCCCGACGCCGACCTGGCGACCGAGGCCCAGCTCAAGGTCGCCAAGGTGAAGGTCCACCTCGACGAGGTCGCGCCCGAGGCCGCCACCCGGCTGCTCGAACTCGGCGGGGCCAGCGCGGCCAGCCGTCAGCGCAACCTGGACCGGCACTGGCGCAATATCCGCACGATCACGCTGCACAACCCGGTGGCCTATAAGGCGCGCGTGATCGGCCAGAACCTGTTGCACGGCACGCCGATCCCCGCCAACGCCTACTTCTGA
- a CDS encoding LLM class flavin-dependent oxidoreductase, giving the protein MTRQLHLGGFQIASQVTHSHAAWRHPASDTGFLTPEYYHRIGRILERGKFDFLFFADLLAAPVRFGDGIAEPLRRGTQATATLDPSIVTASIAAVTSRLGLAITKSATYFHPYELARIFASLDHITRGRVAWNIVTSLTQGEAQNFGHDDHLGHEFRYERADEFVRTTLQLWSSWAPDALVLDKESGVFADPSRIKHVDHDGRYFRSRGPLNVPHSPQGRPVLIQAGSSNTGKDFAARWAEAIFEIDPTPEGRRAYYDDIKSRAENFGRNPDKVLIFPAFIPFIGETESIAREKQAYHNELADPISGLITLSVHTDHDFSGYDLDAPVEDVQVSGTQGLFDAVRRVANRDSLTLRDVGAWYAQGVLLPQFVGTPRQVADQIEESFTAGEADGFMVSSATTPGTFNDFVDAVVPELQRRGLFRTDYTGTTLRDHLGLGDVADSNVGAVSEQLPAAG; this is encoded by the coding sequence ATGACCCGACAGCTACACCTGGGCGGATTCCAGATCGCCTCCCAGGTCACCCATTCGCACGCCGCCTGGCGGCACCCGGCCAGCGATACCGGCTTCCTCACGCCCGAGTACTACCACCGCATCGGGCGCATCCTGGAACGTGGCAAGTTCGACTTCCTGTTCTTCGCCGACCTGCTCGCGGCTCCGGTCCGGTTCGGTGACGGCATCGCCGAACCGCTGCGGCGCGGCACCCAGGCGACCGCGACCTTGGATCCGTCCATCGTGACGGCCAGCATCGCCGCGGTGACCTCACGGCTCGGGCTGGCAATCACGAAGTCCGCCACCTATTTTCACCCCTACGAGTTGGCCCGGATCTTCGCCAGCCTGGACCACATCACTCGCGGGCGGGTCGCCTGGAACATCGTGACATCACTGACCCAGGGCGAGGCGCAGAACTTCGGCCACGACGACCACCTCGGCCACGAGTTCCGGTACGAACGGGCCGACGAGTTCGTCCGCACCACCCTGCAGCTGTGGTCGAGCTGGGCGCCCGACGCCCTGGTCCTCGACAAGGAGTCCGGCGTCTTCGCCGACCCCAGCCGGATCAAGCATGTCGACCACGACGGCCGCTACTTCCGCTCCCGCGGGCCGCTGAATGTGCCGCACTCGCCGCAGGGCCGGCCGGTGTTGATCCAGGCCGGCTCGTCGAACACCGGCAAGGACTTCGCCGCCCGGTGGGCGGAGGCCATCTTCGAAATCGACCCGACTCCCGAAGGTCGGCGCGCGTACTACGACGACATCAAGTCGCGGGCGGAGAACTTCGGCCGCAACCCCGACAAGGTGTTGATCTTCCCGGCATTCATCCCGTTCATCGGCGAGACCGAATCCATCGCCCGGGAGAAGCAGGCCTACCACAACGAGCTCGCCGACCCGATCTCCGGACTGATCACCCTGAGCGTGCACACCGACCACGACTTCTCCGGCTACGACCTGGACGCCCCGGTCGAAGACGTCCAAGTCTCCGGCACCCAAGGGCTTTTCGACGCCGTGCGCCGCGTCGCCAACCGGGACAGCCTCACCTTGCGCGACGTCGGCGCCTGGTACGCCCAGGGGGTGCTGCTGCCGCAGTTCGTCGGCACCCCGAGGCAGGTGGCCGACCAGATCGAGGAGTCGTTCACCGCCGGTGAGGCCGACGGATTCATGGTGTCCTCGGCGACGACACCCGGCACGTTCAACGACTTCGTCGACGCCGTGGTGCCCGAGCTGCAACGGCGCGGACTGTTCCGCACCGACTACACCGGGACGACGCTGCGGGATCATCTGGGCTTGGGTGACGTCGCGGACTCGAACGTCGGCGCGGTGAGCGAACAGCTGCCTGCCGCAGGCTGA
- a CDS encoding wax ester/triacylglycerol synthase domain-containing protein: protein MTEFMRSTDAFTWSMEADPRLRSTVVTVILLDRSPDWNIVRERFDVVSRELPMFRQRVVNSPLPAPPRWEYAPDFDLDYHMRRVSAPEPGTLDSVLEMARVAAMSDFDRARPMWEVTLIDGLEDGGAAVLCKFHHALTDGVGGVQIAMRLFDLDEDPRVINPIPAAPTVAPPHPLAGYGEALRYNAGLVGTVVSESAKIAPRLLFNMIRRPVQTAESAVELAASVYRTIRPVNKPGSALMKDRTLVRRLSVLDVPMPRLREAAHRSGGALNDAFVAGVAGALRRYHDKHGVGVFDLHLTMPINLRTEDDGAGGNRITLMRFDVPVGITDPARRIRSIHECTGRVRHEKSIPYTQLIASALNMMPRWYIGSILRNVDFLCSDVPGVPVPVYLGGAAVRKQYAFGPTVGAAVNVTLLTYVDTCALGIDVDGGAIPDFEEFYDCLTDSFNEVLALAD, encoded by the coding sequence ATGACCGAATTCATGCGCAGCACAGACGCGTTCACCTGGTCGATGGAAGCCGACCCAAGGCTGAGATCCACGGTGGTGACCGTGATCCTTCTCGACCGGTCCCCCGACTGGAATATCGTGCGGGAGCGGTTCGATGTGGTCAGCCGCGAACTGCCGATGTTCCGGCAGCGGGTGGTGAACTCACCGCTACCGGCTCCGCCGCGATGGGAGTACGCCCCCGACTTCGACCTGGACTACCACATGCGCCGCGTGTCGGCACCCGAGCCCGGAACGCTCGACAGCGTGCTCGAGATGGCCCGGGTGGCTGCGATGTCCGACTTCGACCGGGCCCGGCCGATGTGGGAGGTCACCCTCATCGACGGTCTCGAAGACGGCGGGGCCGCCGTGCTGTGCAAATTCCATCACGCTCTCACCGACGGTGTCGGTGGCGTCCAGATCGCGATGCGGCTCTTCGACCTCGACGAGGATCCTCGGGTCATCAACCCGATACCGGCCGCGCCGACCGTCGCCCCACCGCATCCCCTGGCAGGTTACGGTGAGGCCTTGCGCTACAACGCAGGCCTGGTCGGCACAGTGGTCAGCGAGTCAGCCAAGATCGCGCCGCGGTTGCTGTTCAACATGATTCGGCGCCCGGTGCAGACCGCGGAGTCGGCAGTCGAACTGGCCGCGTCGGTGTACCGGACCATTCGGCCGGTGAACAAGCCCGGCTCGGCGCTGATGAAGGACCGCACACTGGTCCGCCGGCTCAGTGTTCTCGACGTTCCGATGCCTCGCCTTCGCGAAGCGGCCCACCGAAGCGGCGGCGCGCTCAACGACGCGTTCGTCGCGGGGGTCGCCGGCGCGCTGCGCCGGTATCACGATAAACACGGTGTCGGGGTGTTCGACCTGCATCTGACCATGCCGATCAATCTGCGCACCGAGGATGACGGTGCGGGCGGCAACCGGATCACCCTGATGCGGTTCGACGTGCCGGTGGGCATCACCGATCCGGCTCGGCGTATCAGGAGCATCCACGAGTGCACCGGCCGGGTGCGTCACGAAAAGTCGATTCCCTACACGCAATTGATCGCCAGTGCGCTCAACATGATGCCGCGCTGGTACATCGGGTCGATCCTGCGCAATGTCGACTTCCTGTGCAGCGACGTCCCGGGCGTGCCGGTACCGGTGTATCTGGGGGGCGCGGCCGTACGCAAGCAATACGCGTTCGGTCCGACCGTCGGCGCGGCGGTCAACGTGACCCTGCTGACGTACGTGGACACCTGCGCGCTGGGCATCGATGTCGACGGCGGAGCCATCCCGGACTTCGAGGAGTTCTACGACTGCCTGACCGACAGTTTCAACGAAGTCCTGGCGCTCGCCGATTAA
- a CDS encoding AAA family ATPase encodes MKLHRLVLTNYRGITHRDIQFPDHGVVVVCGANEIGKTSMIEALDLLLESKDRSTKKDVKQVKPTHADVGSEVLAEISTGPYRFVYRKRFHKKCETELTITAPRREQLTGDEAHERVLAMLGETVDTGLWHAQRVLQAGSTAAVDLSECDALSRALDLAAGDDAALSGTEPLLIERIDAEYGKYFTATGRPTGEWAAAIAQLRAADEDVARCAAAVAEVDERVRRHADLTQQQAALADRSPSIAERLTAAQVAAGELAELADQLRQAELLATAAQGTCAASSAAQTERVRLREDVAARTAAVAEVQSQLAAAIEAEHTAREVVEMACAASAESTAVLAAAQETVDEARRLVDALAADEQAQRLAARLDRIEALETQLSALTAELSGITLTAGVMADIESAAALVERIEAQLTATAATVEFTAAADLELTVGTQTIRLAAGQTWAPPTASPTSVEVPGVLSVRIDPGATTSGVHAKLEAGQRVLAEALRQGGVADIDSARDLERRRRELAGNRDQLAATLAGLCEDEGVTEIRARLTALRETIPPALLAAGIDGGAARAAFVSAIEARETARSDADLHQRAMAGANVRLTEKSTAATVLRAKLSDAIAELDAATQRLAAQRAISDDEQLAARAAADAEAQRQAATAAAELARAYAAADPAAVQALLAEASAAATTLEREHAQVGQALNDITVELGVIGNEGRQGRLDTAQIAREHAFAEHSRVSRRARAAQLLRSVMARHRDNTRQRYVAPFRTEIERLGIPVFGPTFEVEIDSDLRICNRTLNGRTVPYESLSGGAKEQLGILARLAGAALVAKEDSVPVVIDDALGFTDPDRLTKMGAVFDTVGDSGQVIVLTCTPTRYLGVQDAHVIELSA; translated from the coding sequence GTGAAACTGCACCGGCTCGTTCTGACCAACTATCGCGGAATCACCCACCGCGACATCCAGTTTCCCGACCACGGAGTGGTCGTCGTCTGCGGTGCCAACGAGATCGGCAAGACGTCGATGATCGAGGCGCTCGACCTGCTGCTGGAATCCAAGGACCGCTCGACGAAGAAAGACGTCAAGCAGGTCAAGCCGACGCATGCCGACGTCGGCTCGGAGGTTCTGGCCGAGATCAGCACCGGCCCATACCGATTCGTGTACCGCAAACGCTTCCACAAGAAGTGTGAGACCGAACTGACCATCACGGCGCCGCGCCGTGAACAGCTCACCGGTGACGAGGCACACGAGCGTGTGCTGGCGATGCTCGGTGAGACGGTCGATACCGGACTCTGGCACGCGCAGCGCGTTCTGCAGGCCGGCTCGACCGCTGCCGTCGATCTCTCCGAATGTGACGCGCTGTCAAGAGCTTTGGATCTGGCAGCCGGCGACGACGCCGCGTTGTCGGGCACCGAACCACTGCTGATCGAGCGGATCGACGCCGAATACGGCAAGTACTTCACCGCGACGGGCCGGCCGACGGGCGAGTGGGCGGCGGCGATCGCGCAGCTGCGCGCGGCCGACGAGGACGTGGCCCGGTGTGCCGCCGCGGTCGCCGAAGTCGACGAACGGGTGCGCCGGCACGCCGACCTCACCCAGCAGCAGGCCGCGCTGGCCGATCGCAGCCCGAGCATCGCCGAGCGCTTGACCGCCGCGCAGGTGGCAGCCGGCGAGCTGGCCGAGCTCGCCGACCAGCTGCGGCAAGCCGAACTTCTCGCGACCGCGGCACAGGGCACCTGCGCCGCCTCGAGCGCCGCGCAGACCGAACGGGTTCGCCTGCGCGAGGACGTCGCGGCACGCACCGCGGCAGTAGCCGAGGTGCAGTCGCAGCTCGCGGCCGCCATCGAGGCCGAGCACACCGCTCGCGAGGTCGTCGAAATGGCTTGTGCGGCATCGGCAGAGTCGACCGCCGTGCTCGCCGCGGCCCAGGAGACGGTCGACGAGGCTCGCCGGCTGGTGGACGCCCTGGCCGCCGACGAGCAGGCACAACGCCTCGCCGCGCGCCTGGACCGCATCGAGGCGCTCGAGACGCAACTGAGCGCGCTGACCGCCGAGCTGTCCGGGATCACGCTTACCGCCGGGGTGATGGCCGATATCGAGTCGGCCGCAGCGCTGGTCGAGCGTATCGAGGCTCAGCTCACCGCGACCGCCGCCACGGTGGAATTCACCGCAGCCGCCGATCTGGAGCTGACGGTGGGAACGCAGACCATCCGGTTGGCCGCAGGGCAAACCTGGGCACCGCCCACCGCATCGCCGACCAGCGTCGAGGTGCCCGGCGTGCTCAGCGTTCGGATCGATCCGGGCGCCACCACCTCCGGCGTCCACGCGAAGTTGGAAGCGGGGCAACGGGTTCTGGCTGAGGCGCTGCGGCAGGGCGGTGTGGCTGATATCGACAGCGCGCGGGACCTCGAACGGCGCCGCCGGGAACTCGCAGGCAATCGCGATCAACTCGCCGCGACCCTCGCCGGCCTGTGCGAGGACGAAGGGGTCACGGAAATTCGCGCGCGGCTGACAGCGCTGCGCGAGACGATCCCGCCTGCACTGCTTGCCGCAGGCATCGACGGTGGCGCGGCCCGTGCTGCATTTGTCAGCGCTATCGAGGCGCGCGAGACCGCCCGTTCGGACGCCGATCTGCACCAGCGTGCGATGGCAGGCGCCAATGTGCGGCTGACCGAAAAGAGTACAGCGGCAACGGTTCTCCGCGCCAAACTGAGCGACGCCATCGCTGAACTCGACGCGGCGACACAACGGCTCGCAGCACAGCGGGCAATAAGCGACGACGAGCAGCTCGCCGCGCGGGCCGCCGCCGACGCGGAGGCACAGCGACAGGCCGCGACCGCGGCGGCCGAGCTGGCGAGGGCCTATGCGGCCGCTGATCCCGCTGCGGTGCAGGCCTTGCTGGCTGAGGCGAGCGCCGCCGCCACCACGCTTGAGCGCGAGCATGCTCAGGTCGGTCAAGCACTCAACGACATCACCGTCGAACTCGGCGTGATCGGCAACGAGGGACGGCAGGGCCGTCTCGACACGGCCCAGATCGCTCGTGAGCATGCCTTCGCTGAGCATTCGCGGGTCTCTCGCCGGGCGCGGGCCGCGCAGCTGCTGCGGTCGGTGATGGCCCGACACCGGGACAACACCCGGCAGCGCTACGTCGCGCCGTTCCGCACCGAGATCGAGCGACTGGGCATACCGGTGTTCGGACCGACGTTCGAGGTCGAGATCGACAGCGATCTGCGAATCTGCAACCGCACCCTGAACGGTCGCACCGTTCCCTACGAGTCACTGTCCGGCGGAGCCAAGGAACAACTCGGCATCCTGGCCCGGCTGGCCGGTGCGGCGCTGGTCGCCAAGGAAGACTCCGTACCGGTTGTCATCGATGACGCGCTGGGCTTCACCGACCCCGATCGGCTGACCAAGATGGGCGCAGTCTTCGACACCGTCGGCGACTCCGGGCAGGTGATCGTCCTGACCTGCACGCCAACCCGCTATCTGGGCGTGCAGGACGCCCACGTCATCGAGTTGAGCGCCTGA